The genomic interval AAACCCATCCAGGGCTTCACACCAACTTGCTCGGCGGCTCTGGGCCGCGCAGCACACCAACGATTCACGAGAATCGTGTCTTTGCGCTCAGCGCGACCGGCTATCTGTGGTGCGTGGATTTGCATACAGGCGATCTGGTTTGGACGGCGGACCTGAACAGCATCGCGGGTTGGAGCCAGAGCGAATTCGAACAAGTCGCTCCATGGGGACACGCTTCCTCACCGCTCATCGTCGATGGACTTTGTGTTTTGGCTTTTGGTGCACCGGATTCGTTCTCAGGTGGCAGAAGCCTGATCGCAATGAGCACTGAAACAGGAGACATTGCCTGGACCGCCGGCGACGACCAACTCAGCTACGCCTCGCCGGTCTTGTTGACTTTGGCAGGCCAACGGCAAATCGTTTCGGTCAACGAAAGCACCGTTTCGGGACACTTGGTCGGCGACGGCAAACCGATTTGGTCGTTTTCATGGCCGGGATCGACGAACACGGGGGCCAACTGTGCGGCAGCAATCCCAGTGGGTTCCGATCGTGTCTTGGTCGGCAAAGGTTACGGGGGTGGAAGTGCGTTGTACCAAATCTCACAAAACGAAGATGCTACGTTTTCAGCAACCGAGCTCTGGAAGTCCAGCCGGGTGATGAAAACCAAATTCAACCACGCCTGCATCGACGGTGAGATCGGTTTTGGGATCAGCAACGGAGCCGTCCAAGCGGTTGACTTGAGAGAAGCGTCCCAGTTTTGGCTGCAGCCGCGAGCCGATCGCGCCGGACAAGGGCAAATGATCCTCGCCGATGACGTCTTGATCGTCCAGTGCGAGAGTGGAGAAGTCCAATTCATCGCGGCGACACCCGAGCAGTATCGAGAACTGGGCCGCTTGGACCTACTGAACTCCAAGACTTGGAACATTCCCACGTTGGCTGGACGTTATTTGATTGTCCGCAATGATCGCCAAGCCGTCTGCATGTTGCTGCCGCAGAGATAACGTACGTCAGGCTTTCTAGCCTGACACTCAGCCGAAAGAGACCGCTGATTGAATCGAGATTGGGAATGCACGGGTTAGGCTGGGCTGCTCAAAGATTAGTGTTGACACTGCAATTTTGTCAATGTTTTTGTTCCACCTGTCACAATCAAAGTGAGCCTCAGGCGCTAGCCGTGGGCCGGCACCACGTGAGCCTCAGGCGCTAGCCGTGGGCCGGCACCACAATCCGCCTCAGGCCCACGGCTAGCGCCTGAGGCTCACTGGAGGCACCGCAATCCGCCTCAGCCCACGGCTAGCGCCTGAGGCTCACTGGAGGCACCGCAATCCGCCTCAGGCCCACGGCTAGCGCCTGAGGCTCACTGGAGGCACCACACGCCTCAGGCCCACGGCTAGCGCCTGAGGCTCACTGGAGTCCACCAGCTTCGCCGGCAGTAGGGACATAAACTTGCGCAAACCCAAAATGCCACAACCCCAAATTTTGAACAGCCCAGGGTTAGGCTGGGCTGTTCAAAATTTGGGGTTGTGGCGCTGTGGCGTTCTGCAAGTTGCTGTCACGTCCCTCGAACGCAGCTGGGCGGTAACAGTTGCGAAGCACGGCACACGGCGTCTGGCTTGTGTTTGGGCGGATGGTGGTGTTCGTTTTCGACTTGGAAAGTCGATAGCGTGCCCCGCCAAGCGTTTTGCCGTTCCCAATCATTGACTTGCGCAGACAGGCTCCCACCCTCGCATTCGCCGAAACGTCTCAATAAAAACGCCGAAACATCAAGTCAACGCCAGATTTTGAGCAGCCCAGTGTCTCCTGCGCCTTCGGCTGCGGGGCAAACGATGTGACGCCAACCTGAACGGTTGTAGCGACTGACCGCTTTCTGCGATCGGGTGTGAACTTGCGTCGGCAAATTCCTTTGGACAAGCTCCGGTGGCGCGGCAAACTTTGACGACTGCTTAATGTGTACCGAGGATTGTCCGCCCCTCCCTTTCAGTGGCCAAGTCTGAGTGTACAGCGACTGAGGTACCGAGTTCCGCTGGAACGGTACCGCCCATCGAAGGATCGATGCGTCGATGCGTGTGTTTGGATACCCGACGAATCCCCTCCCGCTGGAGCTATTTGCTGTGAAGCTGACCCTGCCACGTTTGTCCGACGCCAACAAACCTGATGCGTTTCAGTACTCGCAAGAAGCTGCAGAGGGTGTCCAAACACATGCGTCATCCTGTGACGCATTCGATCCTTCGCCACCAACTGCCACCCATCACCGCCCATTGATGATGCCCGTCACCAAACAACAACTCCAACACGATGGCCAGTCTGAGTACTTGCTCGTCTGCGAAGCGCGCTCGACGACGCTGAGCGATGGCGCGTGGCGATTCAGCTTGGAGACGGTTGACGGAGTCCAAGTATTAGAGGCCGAGGACCAGGACTTTGGAGACTTGAATCGACTGACTTTGTTGGCTGCCGTCCGTGGACTTGAGGCGATCGAAGGATCGTCGTCGGTCACGCTGTTGAGCAACAATCGTTACTTGATCCGATCCTTGTCCGATTCCCTGCCGCGTTGGCGACAAAACAATTTCATGTGGGAACATTTCGGTCGACGCATCGATGTGCAAAACGGAGACCTTTGGCGACGCGTCGACCATGCTTTGTCGATCCATCGCGTGGAAGCCTGTTTGATCAGCTCACGACTGGTGAGCTTTGGCAACACGGTAAGCGTTGATGAAACGAGCCAAGGTTCCAGTGACGGTCTGATTGTACGGGTTGATAACGCGCACAACGGACCGTCACCGCGACGATCAGCCGATCGACTGCGAAGATTGTTGATGGGTGGCAGCGGAGCGGGCGGCTCCGTCAGCGAGACAGCGAAGGCGAACGCAAGTCGTCGTCGCCGGTTCACCTCACAAGACTTGCTCAACAACGGTTGAGCCCCCTAACCATTTCACCATTCCGCCACTCCTCTGCCAAATCGACGCTAGCGATCCATGCATACCCAAGTCTCCCTTTCCGACATTGGTCGTTTGATCACCGGTGAGTTTGAAAATCCAGCCGCGGTACTCGGTCCCCACGCGGTCGACTGGCGTGGCCAGACGGCGATGGCCGTCCGCAGTTTTCTGCCCGATGCCCGCGCCGCATGGGTGATTGACCGTGCCAGCGGCGTCCGCCGACCGATGCGACAACTGCATCCTGCGGGGTTTTTTGAGGCAATTTGTGACGGTCCCATCGACGGCACCGTCATTAGCGGTGAAGATGGCAGGGTGGGAAACGCCCACTCTCGTTACCGTATCCAGATGGCCAACGACTCAGGCGACATGATTGACATCCAAGATCCCTACGCTGTTCCTTCCATTCTGACCGACTACGACCGATACCTGATGGGCGAAGGTCGGCATCACGACATCTATCACCGTCTAGGGGCACAGATCCGAACGGTCGATGATACCCCCGGCGTGAACTTCGCCGTGTGGGCACCCAACGCACGCAGTGTTCAGGTGGTCGGTGATTTCAACGGATGGGACGGCCGCAAACACGTTGCACGACAATTGCCCAACATTGGCGTTTGGGAACTGTTTGTTCCAGGTGCTAAGACCGGCCAAAAATACAAGTTCCGTTTGTTGGATCACA from Stieleria varia carries:
- a CDS encoding PQQ-binding-like beta-propeller repeat protein, with the protein product MNQHDESPEVDVSSSYEPESPVAPPGTPAPPRYDRGFLMCVGIAVLGLAVAVVAQVFAPDLDHQNANIVTMVAVAVACIALLVLAHRKLRKLSIALVPVFTFGTFALLAILFRFDGFSGEMWPIFVWRLSGDASIPLPELESESLEDITNPGGLESGSLDRTSPQFLGPNRNGVYARRDFDVPRTLSDVQVLWDQGIGPGWSSFAVADGLAVTQEQREESECLTAYRINDGALVWMQTHPGLHTNLLGGSGPRSTPTIHENRVFALSATGYLWCVDLHTGDLVWTADLNSIAGWSQSEFEQVAPWGHASSPLIVDGLCVLAFGAPDSFSGGRSLIAMSTETGDIAWTAGDDQLSYASPVLLTLAGQRQIVSVNESTVSGHLVGDGKPIWSFSWPGSTNTGANCAAAIPVGSDRVLVGKGYGGGSALYQISQNEDATFSATELWKSSRVMKTKFNHACIDGEIGFGISNGAVQAVDLREASQFWLQPRADRAGQGQMILADDVLIVQCESGEVQFIAATPEQYRELGRLDLLNSKTWNIPTLAGRYLIVRNDRQAVCMLLPQR
- a CDS encoding ribonuclease HI, with the protein product MKLTLPRLSDANKPDAFQYSQEAAEGVQTHASSCDAFDPSPPTATHHRPLMMPVTKQQLQHDGQSEYLLVCEARSTTLSDGAWRFSLETVDGVQVLEAEDQDFGDLNRLTLLAAVRGLEAIEGSSSVTLLSNNRYLIRSLSDSLPRWRQNNFMWEHFGRRIDVQNGDLWRRVDHALSIHRVEACLISSRLVSFGNTVSVDETSQGSSDGLIVRVDNAHNGPSPRRSADRLRRLLMGGSGAGGSVSETAKANASRRRRFTSQDLLNNG